A window of Pseudochaenichthys georgianus chromosome 11, fPseGeo1.2, whole genome shotgun sequence genomic DNA:
TCTGTCGAGTAAAAGCAACAACTATTTATACCCATGTGCAGCAGGGCCTCATGACATATGTTACATGTTAAACATTTTGTGATGTCTTAAAAAGGTGAAACGTAtccatattatttataaatgCCTTTATTCTGTTGTACATTGTTAAAATGTGGTTTTTTTCGACAAAATATACCGTTTGTGTAAGTCCTCATTACTAGTGTCTTGTTTATTATTGGGACAACAGATGAAACCAGTAAAGACAAATGATTTCAATGGATTTATTGTTATCATGTGACACATATTTATAACACCTGACAACTAAAGCATTTCTATGTAAAACTCCCTTTTCCTCTGAGAGGTCCATCGTGCAAAGCAAGTCTTAATCAAACAAAGTCTTAACATTtacaaatacattatttcaaAATATTAAAATGTACTTTAGAAATCGCTACGCTATTTTGATCCGTCACACCCACTCCTCAAAGTGTAAGTGCATTTGGACAAAGACACTTCTGGGGCATGCAGATTGGCACACATGTTAGAATAAAACAAAGATGGATATGAAATCAAACACCGTTGTCTCTGGTCACAAATTCAGTGCTTCGGCCACCTTTCTCTCCTCAGGAATACCATTTACCTGGAAGGAATACAGATTGGCTTTATACCACTTTATTGGCTAACGAACAGTCATGTTTATTTAAAGAAAGCTGTTAGTCTTTTTAAGCAGAAGAGATGAGCTGAAAAAACAGACTGCAGCACCTACCTCCAGCCTTCGAAATGTTGACATGACATAATTATCTCCTTTGTTAGCAGTGAACAGAGAGAGCAGCAGGTTAGTGAGAGGTCTGTCATGCAGTTGAACACCGTGCACACAGGAGGGCGCTCACACTCCAAATGTTCAGATTTCTCAGCGCCACGACGCGAGGAAAAGCTCTCGAGCCTGATTTCTTACAGAGTCGTAGCAAAAATGATTTGCTCTTAATAATCCATGTCCAAATGAATAAAGTCTGGATGCTTGTATTTTAACACGAATGCAGGCGAGAGATAGTCTAAGGGCAGGCTGATAAGAGAAACAGCTAAGTAACCACAAACTCCAAAGACTGCATTTATATTATTGGTGTCACCTTATCCAATGTAAAAGACATCAGAACACCCaaatgtaaactagttaaacccTTGGTCTGAATTATTAGTTATTTATTATTATGAACTATTAAATATTACCATAGCATGTTACAGATGGAGTGAGGCATATTTCTTTCTCTACAAAGCTTGTTACTCACCTGATGGCCGTTGCTGTGGTATTGTAATCTGGTTTTGCAGATTCCTGAAATTATAACAACGACATTGTGATCAACAGACAGACATTCCCATACAGCACAAGAGCCTTTAGTATCATGTGCTGTAAAGGCTCTTGTGCTGTACTTATATTCGCACATTTTTCAAGCCCATTAGGAAATATCATGGGACAGCTTGAACCTCTTAAGCTCTAGTCGTATTTTCTAAAGGCCTGCTGCAGCTTTAGCTGTAAACAAGGCACTGTGAGTGGCACAGAAAACAAGATTAGACAATAATGATATTGTTTTTACTTAAATATTCCCCCTATATAACGACTTGTATAAGCCATACATCTGCGTAAATGCTAATAAGCTCCGGTGCATGTGTGCATAGTTTATTCATTCACATGCATTTCCCTCCAGACAAACCAAATCCTCCTTTAACTCACGTCTGCGTCTGCATGAGGGGCATGCTGGTGGTCTCATAGTTGTCGGGGTGGAGGGGCGGCACCACCTCGCCGCTCACTGGGTTGAAGACGGGCAGGGTGGAGAGGGGCCAGGAGATCTCCCGGTTCTTAGACATACTCCGCAGCTCCTTGGAGGACTTCTGGATGGAGTTGTGGTGAACCAGCTGGATGCTGGAGAGGGGAGAGGCAGTGGCGTTTACATGTGTTGTAGCTTGTGTTGTTGGTGTCATCTGAAACCCCTTTAAAGTATGTTGATATGCAATCAATTTGAATCTGCTATGGGGAGCTCTGCACTCAACTCATGCATGCGCAACAGCAATACAACCTCCCTTACCTCCTAACTTCTCTGACCTCAAAATATGTTCTTAGTCTTCAAGATGTAGGTTTTTTTCAAGCTATTGTTACTGAATTACTATTCATTTTGAGCAGCCCGTTGGATGAATGGATGTCAACACACAGATGAGCACATGAATGGTCATGAGGAAGCGTTCAATGACAACATAGATGACAAAGCTGCAAACCAAAGAGACAGAGTGGGGGACAGAAACAGATccaaaataaagaaaaacacaggAGACTTAAAACACTTACTCTGGTGTTTGCATGTTTCTTTTTTCcctagaaacaaaacaaaatggatGAATTAAATACTAATATTGATAGTTAAAGAGACATCTACACACAAGTGAATGGACGCTTGGGTAAAGAAAGAGTGGAAATGGTGATGGGAGCGTGGAACATTGAGGGGGAACGTCTCTCCCGGCCTGTAAATGATGGAGAATGATGACAGGATTTATCGTGGATGAATGGCGATCGATGTCATGGCTCTGCTTCAAAACATCAAGATGGACATGATGGAAATAACAAAAAGCTGCGACAGATATTCATGGAGAACTTAATAGAAAATGATGGTTATGACAAGCTGCAATTCTAGTCCAGATTATTGCTTTTATCTCAATGTCCTAGTATGCATCCTGTTTTTCCATTTGACTATCATATAGCTCTTTTTAACCGTTTCTGTGCTTTCCCCAAATGTTTGTCGGAGTGTCTGGTGCATAAAAGAAGACCAAGCACACTTACAACCCTTCCCGACGGCAGCACATAGTGTAGccgaggatgaagaggaggactaCTGCCACGGCGGAGGGAACAGCCAGCGTGATAAGGAAGTCTGAAAAGTAGTTCCGGCTCATCAGAGTCTCAGAGGGGGGGTCGTACAACCCAAATTCAGGCAGGATCCCGTTGCCCGGCTCGGGACGGGTTATATATACCGGGAATACTCTGTTGATGTCAACCTGAAGAAATAAGGTGAAGTTAATTCAGCATTTCCCTCGGGCCTCTTTAAATTCAGGGGAATCTGTCCAATCCTCACCAGAGAGATCTTACACCAGTCAATGTCAAACTGAGCTCTGAACTTCTTGTCACAGCTGATGGAGGGCTCCATCTCCTGACTGCAGCGCTGCTGGTTGTGGGGGCTCTCCACCTCCCGCAGGCAGGATGAGAAGGCCACATCAGCACCAACCATCACATACACTCTGGGGAGGAGACAGGGAAATACAAAGCGTGACAGGAGAAGATGGAGCGTCGTTTTACATTATTATGCTGGCTTGATATAGTCAAATCATTTCTCCTCCACTGAGCGCTCTTGTATATGCTTTCATCTTCTTAAACCGTCAGCATGAATTTTTGTTGCACAACTTATGGCAATTCATGTGGGCTATTCCCCTCTGAACACACACTGACGGTATCTGTCAGCGCTGATGGCATGTGTACTCATCTAATTCACAGAGAACTGTGGATCCCAGGGCCGCAATTAAATAAAACACAAGTATGTTTTGAGTGGGCGGaaaatataacaaatatgtTTGATCGAGAGATGTGAAGAGGTGGAGAAACCTAATGCTTACTGTATGTAATCAAGAGGTAGTATACCTAAAAGCACTAATCCTGCACTTTTACAATGAAAACGTAATGCAAAGTGCTATAAAATGAGCCTTGAAAGAAAATCGTATCTAGCCGTTCCTGCATCAGCTTTATTccagtattaaaaacttgaatacAGGTCCAGCCAAACCCTAAAAACCCTCACCCTTCCTTGAGGTTGTTGATGGGCAGGGGCACGCGGCCCCCTCGGTCTAGTGCCGAGGTGATGTTGATGGCGTTGAGGCGGTCAGGCTGCCAGATGTTCTTCACCGCTCCCAGAAAGTCCCCCAGCACCTCACTGGCCAGCATCTCCTCCACGTTCATGTTTTTGATGTAAAACTCCGCCTGGTAGGGCAGGGGGAACTCTGTGCAtagagatgaagaagaagagagtctcagagaaaagggtgattAAGGTGAATGGTAGTGAGACGACGGAGAGAGAAGACAGGAGGGCAACACAAACTACAAGGTGTTCTGCTGACTAAGACATCATAAATACTTAATGACTGCTGCTTCGATGAGACAGATTTCACCCGCAGACGCTGGTGTGTCTGCTTCACTGTGCATACAATTTGGCTTCCGTCTGGGGCCAGATGGCACATGACATCACAGAAAAGGAGGAGTGATTTCACGTTGGCGGCGCGAACATCTGCTTAGCGTTCAACCAATTCAGATCATATTGTGTGCTGCATGTAGCGCGACCGGTCAACCAGCCGTGGTGCAACAAAACAGATGTTGGGTGCAGCCACACGGGCCAAAAAGAAACGGCTGTCGACTATAGCCGTACCGTAATGACAATTGTTAATGTTGCACCAACGCAGGACTGTGTGTTTAAAGAATCCACAATATATAATACTGGTTAATTATAACCAActtattagttatttatatatttctatttcaAATATTCTTGCCACAAGGTCTAAGGCAGACTTAGGGAATTGTACTGTTTCGATGGAACACATGAGTTGATCAATACTATATGTTGTTTTTCTTGAAAAATGATTGATTAGTTCTTGTTGACAAAAGTAATCAAAGGCCACATTTTCTCCTCGGGGAAGATTCTCGCTCTGAGTGTGCCCTGAGGATTTAATCAGAGGAGTTGCACAGTCTGATCTGTGTTTGCTCTAAGCCCCCCTGCTGGTGCCTCTTACCTTCTGTGCCCATGATGTTTATGACCAAGTTGTGCCGTGCCGTCTCGAAAGTGCGTCGGTTGTAGGCTGTAATCTGCGACACACAGGAGTGAACGTTTAAACCCAGATCAGTGCAGCTTATATGGCAGCCGCCCTGTGGACGAAGCTGAGCTAGATACCCTATGCGGGCTCTGTACCCAACTGAGACCCTCGTATAGAGGCACATGTGCCACTAGGAACGCTAAGCCTTTTGGGAAAAGAATTTCTACAGTAGCTTATGGGGGACAAAGAAAGCATAAGAAAACATAAAGGAATTTATGTTAAAGACTCAAAGCGCAACATTGCACTTTTCTACTGCTAAATCGGCTGTGCTTAGTCAAAATAAATTCAATGTGTTACTACTCAATTACCTTTATGTATGTGCCTTGACTATAATTGTGTGATACTGTCTTACATTTCAAAGTCAAATTCTTCAAATGTAATGCTTTCGAGTTGTGAAAACACTTTTCCTGCCTTCACATATAAAACagaaacacaaatccctccatctTTTCTCTTTTTCACTTTGAAAGAGCTCCACCGTCCCACCTCTATGACGGAGGGCCTGCCGGCGTTTTCTGCGGTGGGGGAGCCGTACAGAACCCCGTCGCTGTGCTGCGTGCGCTGGATGTAGCGCAACCAGCCCGGCCTGTCGGGGTAGCCCTTCAGGTTGGTATTGAAAGTGATCGGGTCACTGTTGGCATCACCTGAAGGCAGAGCAGTTTAATGAGGGGTGACCCAGGGCTCTGTTATGGGTCCCCGGCAATTCAGTAATGTACATTTAGACCCATTGGCTGAAATCCGGTTGCCAGAGCAAGCATTTTCTACAAGTGAAATGTGATGAATGGACAGTAcagtgctgcattcatacactGGCTGTGCCAACAATTAGACTGTACAAATGTTTTAgtcaagatgtttaaaagtgtcAAAACTAATAATCCGTGTAGAATGTGATGGTGTTATACCTGCTTTTGGGTAGGGAGGAAACTCTCCTTTAAAATACTCTCTCTCCAGAACGTGGACGAACAGCACTCCTGCAGATGGGTAGACGTTACGGTCTGCATGCGATCTCGACAAGATGCTGACCACTGAAATGTAGATttcaaaatagaaaataaattagCTTCGGAAAGAAGAACGTTTACTTTTTTCTGTGTTTTGTTCAGCGTTAATGATCTGCAAGAAGCACTAATTAGAAAATAAGTGTAGGCGTTAATAGAAGTGAAAACAGTCGAAGCAAATATTTGGGTTACTAGCACCTGCCAAACCCcttcacactttgagaagcgaTTCTGCTCAATGATAGATTTGTCTTCTTTTCTTGCCTtgcttctacagtacattgtctTTTACGTAAAAGCATCCACGTTACACAGGGATGCAGTACAAGTGTGAAGGGTGTAAACCCAAATTATTAGGTGCTGGAAAGACTATGATTTTGTACAAATTGCTAATCCAGAACAATAAATCTCAGGGCCAAAGGGGTACTGTGAGAAAAAGCAGCAGTAATGAGAGTCATTCAAAATGAACAGAGTTGTTTTTATGCCCGCCTCCCACTCTGTCTCCATTATGCTCTCTGTTCAGCCCCACTCTATTTCAAGCACTAACATTTAGTCTTTATTCGTGAAGGGCATCTCTAGTAAAATGGCAGCCCCTTTACAATATGTACACAATGGAGGTTATTTGAAAAGCCCTCTCCTTTGCATCTTTCCCTTTTACAATTTCCTTTTATTTTGAatacttgttttttttaaccacCAAGCAGCGTTTTTGTGCAGCATTTCTGTCTTCTCATTTTTATTCCCCCCTTTCTTTCCCTCAGTGGGTGGGCACTCCATTTTTTAATCACCATGGGAGATTGAATGTACgaggaaaaagagaagaaagaatGAGTAGACAAAATGGCAAGAGGAGGGGAGGAAATATGGAGATCTGTGCTACAGTATGAATTGCAAGCAAAGTGAACGAGAATTTGAACTTTGCTCGCCAGCAGACATATAACTCCAGTCACATAAAGCAAATGCAAGAAGAGATGGGAAAGCTATGCCTTCCCACAGAAAAATATTGTAGATTTATCTCCTGCTTCATCTTCTGAATTAGCATCAAACCACCATATTCTACATAACTGTCATCAGCACCCTAACATAAAGTAGGGCCTCTTCTGTGAGCCCTCTCCTTGTACAGAGGTGGGTTTCAAAGGAGAGTCTCGTCTGAACAGAGTAATAGAGCAGGATTTACATCTTTAATCCGTCTCCGTGAAAGAGGAAGTCAGTATTTGATCTTTGGTTGTTCAGCGTTATCTATTACCAGGGTGCACAAAGGGGTTATAAAAGATTAGGTGAGACAGTAAGCTGCAGATTATTAAGGAAGTCCACATCTACAAAGCCAAATTGCCTAACTGCAATCTAAGAGCACAGATCAGCTGAAGTTATAAAACAGTCCTGTGTGTATGTTGAACTGTACTACATACATCTGTGTGGCTTTAAACAGAGAATATGAGCTTCTAACATCTATCTGATATCCCAGAGGGCTCCGTCACAGTAAGATACAATCAATAGCATTTAGAGGCCACTAAATGCGGTGTTACTTAGAGAAACCTGAGGTTATAAAACCCACCACACCTCTTTCTAAAACCAGATTGAGGGAACCACCTGAGCATGACTAATCCAGACCATATCTCCCTGCTACTCCTGCACACGTGGCATTAGGATCTAGTTGATTCAAAGACCAAGAGTAAAACCTCATTCAGTTTCAGCGCACCACTGCGTCCTCTGCGGTGACTTAAGTCGATCCCACTCTGAATGCACACACTCGGATTCTATCCCCCGACGCATTGGGCCTCATCAATTCTTCCCCGCACAAAGGACCAGTCACACACTCCCAGTCAAGGTCAAGTACCAGCTATTCTGTTCTGCTCAGAGACCAACTGGACGCGGTGTAAACATGTGTGGCACGTCCACAGATGAGACATACAAGAGAGCCCAGATGGCCTGGTCTCACCTAATGGTCTCAGGAATAGGAAATGACCTATGGGatttgaaatgtgttttggcctATCGATATTAAAGCTCCGATTGAACAACAGGCGTTTAGGTCTAACACAAGCCGGCAGCCCAGTGTTAGCCAGTCTCACTTACAGGATCCTATTGGACTGTGGTTTACCATCAGCTACAGCTGCAGTATTTACCATCCATTAAGATCACTAACTAAGCTACACTGAGGCTCTGCTAATCAGATCTGCTTAATTGTAGTGGGCTGACGTTGTGCCAAGCCTTCTCGAGATAATGGACTACAACACTCCTAGTAAACATAATACATTACTCATTAAAGGTTAATACTGGACTCTCCACTGAAGACTAACCTGTTAGCTCtcgatgaagaagaagaaatttaAGAAAAGACACTACAATCTACATATCCCTGTTAAGTGGATCACATACAAACTAGCATGTGAGTAATATCTATACATTGCACATCATTCTGATAAACTGACACACTTTCACTTATTAGTAGATAACTGCCATGTGGGGAGGAGTAAACCaggttttttctttcttttctgggCTGACCTTGGACCGACTGACGTCCCAGGAGTGTTACGAACACCATTGGCAGCGTAAGGCAATAAACCATCATTGTCCTTTCAATGGCTTTAGCAAACTGAGGACTCAAGCTAGCCGAGGAAGTGGCAAAGAAGGGATGTTCTTTAGTTGTGTTGAATCAGCTTCATTGTCTTGCCACGTTGTCTTGGTCAGGAGGTGTTTAGCAGGAGAGCACATACAACAAGGATTGCTACTGTTTGGACCAGTTTTGGTTTTCTGCACATTATGACTTTGAGCTTTGTTCTTAACACAGACCTGGAAGTGAAAGTAGTCTGTGTCACAACAAGCAGAAGGATGTTGCTTAAGACTAGAGTCGACATGTAACAGCCAGTTTAATCTTCTAGCGCTCTATAAAGGTAAGCAAATCACTGACTTTTCCAAAAAGCGTAAATGAGTTAATTACTAGTATCAGGTTAAATAGAAGATATACTTTACCTTTGTCTCAAAGTTAATGATTCAGGGTCAACTCTACTTTTAGCGAGGACAAGGTTTAGACATATTAATTCAGTaaagtgttacagcaaaagtgGGCCAAGTCTGTGAGACAGCGGACAACTGAAAACAATAACGCCAGTATTATTTGGAAACCAGTTGAGCGTGTCACTGTGTTATGACGGGGGAGGGGACAGAAGGTCAACACGTGAAGTGCACCACTGCAGACACCCACTCACCATCTCTGTCCAGGGCTGTTCTCTGCTTCAAGCCGGATAGCTCCTTATGGGCATTTCTCTCATGAAAAGTGTCATGTTTGACATCATAGGCATGCACAATGAAAACTATTGGATCAATGAATAAAAGCATGAATGGTACAAGTTTGTATACACATTATGTTTGTTGCCAGTTTATTAAGTACAGCCTTGCTACAAAATGAGTATTATAGTCAGCTATAAAGGTAGTACTCAGAAACCAAAAGCTTCTAAAATGGGAGGATATGGTGGTACTTTGTGAAATGAAagtaaaaaaatgaataaagtaGGGTCAAAGAACATCAACATATTACCTGATGATTAAATCATTTGTTAGTTGTACCACAAGATAAAATGATATAAAATTGTCTTTCTAAGACAAGTGTAATCCttttttatctgttgtttttgtAATAGTAGGatgattttgtaattgtaaatgGACGTTAAATGATGGTATGAATCCATTTGACAATATTAATGACTATCATTATAAACTTCATAACAGTTATAGTTTTTGCAAGGCTGTTGTATTAAAGTGGATTAGTTTAATTGTACATAACAAACTACTAACTCAGATCATTGTCTACACTGTACAACAAATGTGTATTCCCAGGTGATAATGgataatttaaaatgttaatctcGCATAGCTACCTAATTAGGCATTCATATGACACCTGGTCGTCTATGAACACAGGCCTGCACCAAGGGAAATAGGCTATCTCTCAAAGGTAATTACAGCTGaataaaacacaacacagcGTATGACGTTATACAAATCCTCTACttcaaacacattttttaaagtaTATTGTGTAGGAACTCCAGCTGTATAACGGTACAGCTGTCTGCTGTTAGCCATTTTTTATGTCTCCTCCTCTGCCTCTTGGAAAAAATGAGCACAGTAACTAAACAGGGgcatgctaactagctagctaactagcatggATGCCGCATCAAAGGCAACACGACTGAAAATTCCCGGATATTTCCGAGTTTTTATTCGATACGTACCCGAACCAAGCCATACCGCGACAGCTGCAGCAGACATGGTGCCTACCATCGTCGTTAATCTGACATGAAAAAGGAtgttttatctaatcgccactGGGTTTGACAGCCATAATAATAAGCATCCTGCAGCATTCCTTCCTCCGCCTCCTTCCTTCTCTGGAAACAGAGAGGCTCCTCATTGGCTCAACATCTGGATGGAAAAAGATGGTTGTCTCGTAAAGTAAAATAAGCAAAACCACGATGTGAGTCAGAACATGAGCGACACGCCTGTAGTAGATGTTTCTGTGGATATTACTCAAGTAACATACTGAATTGTACTGTGACTTCCTTTTATATAAGTAGTGGCTGATGAATGGCTGCTtttcagtggtgtaaagtaactagcctaagtacatttactcaagcacTGTACTTACACTGtacactgtactgtactgtactgtactgtactgtaattTTGAGACTTGtagtttacttgagtatttccattttttgCTACTTTCTACTTCCACCCCACTACAATTCTGCACCTTTACCTGATTTGATaaaacttaaatgcatcaatatttataatcaaaacatttgATAGTATTCTGAAatgtgcataatgagtacttctactttcgtACTTTAATTATCTTTTgattaaaatactttttaacTTTTCAACTTGGTAaatacaggacttttacttgcaaCAGAGCATTCCTACAATCTAGTATTTCTACGTTTACtgaaagatctgagtacttctcccacctttgTCTTGGACAACACATATTTGTCATTTAATATAGTCGTAATGTAATTTCCTGAAAGCTTATTTCTTAATTGTTAGCTGAATTCAGTCATTTAGAAGCTTCTCCGAATGCttgtttatttatcattttggaTGATGATGAGTTGTCAAACAGACGTTCTTACTCACATGCACAAACGGCACAAACATGCACCGTCACCTCAGCAGAGCATGACCCCCTAAGCCCAGCTGTTGGATGCAGAGACATGTTGGAGAAATCTTCCCCAATCTGTCCAGACCCCCTGCAGTGCAGAGACAGTCTTAGCAGACAGATGGTCAGGTTTTTGGCCCCTTGGCTCCAAGTCAGGCCCGCTAAAGGGCTGTAGGACCGTTAATTCACCCTCATGCCCCCTCGATGTCAGCTATCAGTACGAGACTCTGAGAGCACATTAATCATGCAGAAAAGGACCCAAATTCTGGCAAACATCCCGACAGAAGAGAAGAGAAGATGGACCTTATTAATCCCCCGAGGTGGAAGTTCAGTTTCCACTCTGTCGTACACACACATGCGTTTTTATACAGGTCATACATTACACACTTTTTAGaacatgcacatacatacaaatacagacacagttatattcacacatgcacatgcagttGAGAGGTCAGAGCGGAGGCAGCCAGTCTAGCCGGCGCCAGTGAGTAgttaggtgccttgctcaagggcacttcggcagtggcccaggaggtgaactggcccCTCTCCAGTACCAGTCCACACTCCGTTTTTGGTCCGAACGGGAACGTGAACCAGCAACCCTTCGGTCCAAAGTCCAATCCCCTACAGACTGAACCACTCCTTCCCCCACAGCGGCTGTTATTTAATAAATTCATGTTTGGCTCTAGATTCATGGCTTCCTCTCTGGTGATAAACATGATGCTAACCATCCTCCATGCTCTGCAGTGCGAGGCTGTTATGTTCTCTCACCCTCCCTTTTATCCCCTTAAGATTATTTTTAGGTTGCTTAGCAACATCTTCACAGACGTCTTTGCTGATTGGACTGGGTATGAACGTATCACAACAATCACTGTAAGTCAATAACTGCAATAAGATGTAATGAAGACTAGCATTTACCACTTGGTAAAGACGGCAACATGTATCCAccatctgaagtgaat
This region includes:
- the sgce gene encoding epsilon-sarcoglycan isoform X1, translating into MVGTMSAAAVAVWLGSVFIVHAYDVKHDTFHERNAHKELSGLKQRTALDRDVVSILSRSHADRNVYPSAGVLFVHVLEREYFKGEFPPYPKAGDANSDPITFNTNLKGYPDRPGWLRYIQRTQHSDGVLYGSPTAENAGRPSVIEITAYNRRTFETARHNLVINIMGTEEFPLPYQAEFYIKNMNVEEMLASEVLGDFLGAVKNIWQPDRLNAINITSALDRGGRVPLPINNLKEGVYVMVGADVAFSSCLREVESPHNQQRCSQEMEPSISCDKKFRAQFDIDWCKISLVDINRVFPVYITRPEPGNGILPEFGLYDPPSETLMSRNYFSDFLITLAVPSAVAVVLLFILGYTMCCRREGLEKRNMQTPDIQLVHHNSIQKSSKELRSMSKNREISWPLSTLPVFNPVSGEVVPPLHPDNYETTSMPLMQTQTNLQNQITIPQQRPSGDNYVMSTFRRLEVNGIPEERKVAEALNL
- the sgce gene encoding epsilon-sarcoglycan isoform X4; translation: MVGTMSAAAVAVWLGSVVSILSRSHADRNVYPSAGVLFVHVLEREYFKGEFPPYPKAGDANSDPITFNTNLKGYPDRPGWLRYIQRTQHSDGVLYGSPTAENAGRPSVIEITAYNRRTFETARHNLVINIMGTEEFPLPYQAEFYIKNMNVEEMLASEVLGDFLGAVKNIWQPDRLNAINITSALDRGGRVPLPINNLKEGVYVMVGADVAFSSCLREVESPHNQQRCSQEMEPSISCDKKFRAQFDIDWCKISLVDINRVFPVYITRPEPGNGILPEFGLYDPPSETLMSRNYFSDFLITLAVPSAVAVVLLFILGYTMCCRREGLEKRNMQTPDIQLVHHNSIQKSSKELRSMSKNREISWPLSTLPVFNPVSGEVVPPLHPDNYETTSMPLMQTQTNLQNQITIPQQRPSGDNYVMSTFRRLEVNGIPEERKVAEALNL
- the sgce gene encoding epsilon-sarcoglycan isoform X2; the encoded protein is MVGTMSAAAVAVWLGSVFIVHAYDVKHDTFHERNAHKELSGLKQRTALDRDVVSILSRSHADRNVYPSAGVLFVHVLEREYFKGEFPPYPKAGDANSDPITFNTNLKGYPDRPGWLRYIQRTQHSDGVLYGSPTAENAGRPSVIEITAYNRRTFETARHNLVINIMGTEEFPLPYQAEFYIKNMNVEEMLASEVLGDFLGAVKNIWQPDRLNAINITSALDRGGRVPLPINNLKEGVYVMVGADVAFSSCLREVESPHNQQRCSQEMEPSISCDKKFRAQFDIDWCKISLVDINRVFPVYITRPEPGNGILPEFGLYDPPSETLMSRNYFSDFLITLAVPSAVAVVLLFILGYTMCCRREGFIQLVHHNSIQKSSKELRSMSKNREISWPLSTLPVFNPVSGEVVPPLHPDNYETTSMPLMQTQTNLQNQITIPQQRPSGDNYVMSTFRRLEVNGIPEERKVAEALNL
- the sgce gene encoding epsilon-sarcoglycan isoform X3, which gives rise to MVGTMSAAAVAVWLGSVFIVHAYDVKHDTFHERNAHKELSGLKQRTALDRDVVSILSRSHADRNVYPSAGVLFVHVLEREYFKGEFPPYPKAGDANSDPITFNTNLKGYPDRPGWLRYIQRTQHSDGVLYGSPTAENAGRPSVIEITAYNRRTFETARHNLVINIMGTEEFPLPYQAEFYIKNMNVEEMLASEVLGDFLGAVKNIWQPDRLNAINITSALDRGGRVPLPINNLKEGVYVMVGADVAFSSCLREVESPHNQQRCSQEMEPSISCDKKFRAQFDIDWCKISLVDINRVFPVYITRPEPGNGILPEFGLYDPPSETLMSRNYFSDFLITLAVPSAVAVVLLFILGYTMCCRREGLEKRNMQTPDIQLVHHNSIQKSSKELRSMSKNREISWPLSTLPVFNPVSGEVVPPLHPDNYETTSMPLMQTQTNLQNQITIPQQRPSGKWYS